The following coding sequences lie in one Phaenicophaeus curvirostris isolate KB17595 chromosome 5, BPBGC_Pcur_1.0, whole genome shotgun sequence genomic window:
- the CALCB gene encoding calcitonin gene-related peptide 2 isoform X2, with protein sequence MVMLKISSFLAVYALVMCQMDSFQAAPVRPGLESITDRVMLSDYEARRLLNALVKEFIQMTAEEVEEASEGNSSVTAQKRACNTATCVTHRLADFLSRSGGVGKNNFVPTNVGSKAFGRRRRSVQI encoded by the exons ATGGTTATGCTGAAGATTTCATCTTTCCTTGCTGTTTATGCCTTGGTCATGTGCCAGATGGATAGCTTCCAGGCAGCCCCAGTCAG ACCTGGCTTGGAGTCCATAACAGATCGAGTGATGCTGAGTGATTATGAAGCTCGGAGGTTATTAAACGCGCTGGTGAAAGAGTTCATACAGATGACAGCAGAAGAGGTGGAGGAAGCCTCTGAGGGGAACAG CAGTGTAACGGCACAGAAGAGGGCATGCAACACAGCAACCTGTGTGACCCATCGTCTGGCAGACTTCCTGAGCAGGTCAGGAGGAGTGGGCAAGAACAACTTTGTACCAACCAACGTGGGATCCAAGGCTTTTGGCAGGCGAAGAAGAAGTGTTCAAATATAA
- the CALCB gene encoding calcitonin gene-related peptide 2 isoform X1, whose protein sequence is MVMLKISSFLAVYALVMCQMDSFQAAPVRPGLESITDRVMLSDYEARRLLNALVKEFIQMTAEEVEEASEGNSLDRPISKRCASLSTCVLGKLSQELHKLQTYPRTDVGAGTPGKKRNVLSDLEHERYANYGEPLGNN, encoded by the exons ATGGTTATGCTGAAGATTTCATCTTTCCTTGCTGTTTATGCCTTGGTCATGTGCCAGATGGATAGCTTCCAGGCAGCCCCAGTCAG ACCTGGCTTGGAGTCCATAACAGATCGAGTGATGCTGAGTGATTATGAAGCTCGGAGGTTATTAAACGCGCTGGTGAAAGAGTTCATACAGATGACAGCAGAAGAGGTGGAGGAAGCCTCTGAGGGGAACAG CCTGGATAGACCTATTTCCAAACGCTGTGCCAGTCTGAGTACTTGTGTGCTGGGCAAACTGTCTCAAGAATTGCACAAATTGCAAACTTACCCTCGCACTGACGTCGGGGCTGGAACTCCTGGCAAGAAACGAAATGTGCTGAGTGACCTGGAACATGAACGCTATGCAAACTATGGGGAACCCCTAGGAAACAACTAG
- the CALCB gene encoding calcitonin gene-related peptide 2 isoform X3, translating into MVMLKISSFLAVYALVMCQMDSFQAAPVRPGLESITDRVMLSDYEARRLLNALVKEFIQMTAEEVEEASEGNSVTAQKRACNTATCVTHRLADFLSRSGGVGKNNFVPTNVGSKAFGRRRRSVQI; encoded by the exons ATGGTTATGCTGAAGATTTCATCTTTCCTTGCTGTTTATGCCTTGGTCATGTGCCAGATGGATAGCTTCCAGGCAGCCCCAGTCAG ACCTGGCTTGGAGTCCATAACAGATCGAGTGATGCTGAGTGATTATGAAGCTCGGAGGTTATTAAACGCGCTGGTGAAAGAGTTCATACAGATGACAGCAGAAGAGGTGGAGGAAGCCTCTGAGGGGAACAG TGTAACGGCACAGAAGAGGGCATGCAACACAGCAACCTGTGTGACCCATCGTCTGGCAGACTTCCTGAGCAGGTCAGGAGGAGTGGGCAAGAACAACTTTGTACCAACCAACGTGGGATCCAAGGCTTTTGGCAGGCGAAGAAGAAGTGTTCAAATATAA